From one Labeo rohita strain BAU-BD-2019 chromosome 8, IGBB_LRoh.1.0, whole genome shotgun sequence genomic stretch:
- the plk2b gene encoding serine/threonine-protein kinase PLK2b isoform X5 — translation MTTFSKQCMTDLSKYNNVTVFLAPGVMEVLGRKLEKELPDEARVIACRFPFPDWTPTVTEGSSRLVTQFVWSRGALALRYKSEETRRYSSTVTTHRVIHRVMETLRNTSYPTITTHSEKMCELNKISEQGWKKPEDNSRTGTEYSRIITDPNTGKCYCRGKVLGKGGFAKCYEMTDLSSSKVYAAKIIPHSRVSKPHQREKINREIDLHRALGHKHIVHFYHHFEDKDNIYILLEYCSRRSLAHILKARKVLTEPEVRYYLKQTVSALKYLHDLEILHRDLKLGNLFVNDSMELKVGDFGLAAKLEPVSNRRKTICGTPNYLSPEVLNKQGHGWESDVWALGCVMYTMLLGKPPFETTNLKETYRCIREARYTIPASLSLPAKQLISGMLAQNPVDRPHLDEIIRHEFFSQGFMPETLPVSCCHSAPDFHISSPAKSFFKKAAAALFGGKKDKAKYYENINRLAKEEEDIFKLRQDFRKTAIGSQITTHSSEEGGNPSAPTRKPVTQATAGRPQTRDTIHLIVRGSLGSCSSSSECLEDSTTGTVAEAVISVLRGCLEHMPKADNLPRGNGCNSLKWVTKWVDYSNKYGFGYQLSDNTVGVLFNNGTHMSLLSDKKTVHQYAALGQRSVFSVIDAPEYAVAQVTILKYFAHYMEENLMDGGDMISEPDTQKSRIFLLQWLKSDRALLMLFNDGTFQVNFYHDHTKLILCTQQDEYLLTYINEERTSTTFQLSTLLGAGCTADLRSRLEYALNMLLQRCN, via the exons ATGACTACTTTCTCAAAACAATGCATG ACTGATTTGTCCAAATATAACaatgtgactgtttttttggcACCCGGCGTG ATGGAGGTGTTGGGTAGGAAACTGGAGAAGGAGTTACCAGATGAGGCTCGTGTGATTGCCTGTCGCTTCCCATTTCCTGACTGGACTCCCACAGTCACTGAAG GGTCTTCCCGTCTTGTGACGCAGTTCGTCTGGAGCAGAGGCGCGCTGGCGCTGCGGTATAAAAGCGAAGAGACACGCCGGTACAGCAGCACTGTGACAACACACAGAGTAATACACAGAGTCATGGAGACACTGAGGAATACCTCATACCCAACTATAACGACACACAGCGAAAAGATGTGTGAGCTCAATAAAATAAGTGAGCAAGGATGGAAAAAGCCAGAGGATAACAGTCGGACCGGCACAGAGTATTCAAGAATCATTACAGACCCAAATACTGGGAAATGTTACTGCCGGGGAAAAGTTCTAGGAAAG GGAGGCTTTGCAAAGTGCTACGAAATGACAGACCTGTCTTCAAGTAAAGTCTATGCAGCCAAAATCATTCCTCATTCGCGTGTGTCGAAACCACACCAGAGAGAGAAG ATAAACCGAGAGATTGACCTGCACAGAGCTCTCGGCCACAAACACATAGTGCATTTTTACCACCACTTTGAGGACAAAGACAACATCTACATTCTGCTGGAGTACTGCAGTAGAAGA TCGCTCGCCCATATATTGAAGGCACGTAAAGTCCTAACAGAGCCTGAAGTGAGGTATTACTTGAAACAGACAGTGTCTGCTTTAAAATACCTTCACGATTTGGAGATCTTGCATCGTGACCTGAAACTAG GCAACCTATTTGTGAATGACTCAATGGAGCTGAAAGTGGGAGATTTTGGGCTGGCTGCCAAACTGGAGCCAGTCAGCAACAGACGCAAAACGATCTGCGGTACACCAAACTACCTGTCCCCGGAAGTGCTGAACAAACAGGGACACGGCTGGGAGTCTGACGTGTGGGCTTTGGGCTGCGTCAT GTACACCATGCTCCTGGGTAAACCTCCATTTGAGACCACTAACCTAAAAGAGACTTACCGCTGTATTCGAGAGGCCCGTTACACCATCCCAGCCTCGCTCTCTCTCCCCGCCAAACAGCTAATTTCCGGCATGCTCGCGCAGAACCCTGTGGACCGCCCGCACCTGGATGAAATCATTCGGCATGAATTTTTCTCCCAG GGCTTCATGCCAGAAACTCTGCCTGTCAGCTGCTGCCATTCTGCCCCAGACTTCCACATTTCCAGTCCAGCCAAGAGCTTCTTCAAAAAGGCAGCTGCTGCTCTCTTTGGTGGCAAGAAGGACAAAGCCAAGTACTATGAAAATATAA ATCGCTTAGCCAAAGAAGAGGAAGACATATTCAAGCTCCGTCAAGATTTCAGAAAGACTGCCATCGGTAGTCAGATTACTACACACTCGTCTGAG GAAGGAGGAAATCCGTCAGCACCTACAAGAAAGCCTGTTACCCAGGCAACTGCCGGAAGGCCGCAGACAAGAGATACCATTCACTTGATTGTTAGAGGCAGCTTGGGCAGCTGCAGTAGCAGCAGTGAAT GTCTTGAAGACAGCACTACTGGCACTGTGGCAGAGGCTGTTATTAGTGTTCTGAGAGGCTGTCTTGAACACATGCCTAAAG CGGACAACCTTCCCAGAGGAAATGGTTGTAATAGCTTGAAGTGGGTGACTAAGTGGGTTGACTACTCCAACAAATATGGCTTTGGCTATCAGCTGTCTGACAACACAGTGGGCGTCCTTTTTAACAATGGAACGCACATGAGTCTCCTCTCTGACAAGAA gactgTTCATCAGTATGCTGCCCTTGGCCAGAGGTCTGTTTTCTCTGTTATTGATGCTCCTGAGTATGCTGTGGCCCAGGTCACAATCCTCAAGTACTTTGCCCACTACATGGAGGAGAATTTGATGGAT GGAGGGGATATGATAAGTGAACCAGATACCCAGAAGTCCAGAATATTTCTTCTGCAGTGGCTGAAGTCAGACAGAGCGTTATTGATGCTTTTCAACGATGGCACATTCcag GTGAACTTCTACCACGACCACACCAAGCTCATCCTGTGCACCCAGCAGGACGAATATCTGCTGACGTACATCAACGAGGAGCGAACCTCCACCACCTTCCAACTGAGCACGTTGCTCGGCGCGGGCTGCACTGCGGACCTGCGTAGTCGTCTGGAGTATGCCTTGAACATGCTGCTGCAGAGATGCAACTGA
- the plk2b gene encoding serine/threonine-protein kinase PLK2b isoform X2: MRMCCLEECHVFLVLKTHSKYTGMQKCSAMEDSVEVILQHKSCKLSYHTQEKPLVTAASGALLVGVYGLWSLFALPGFRKVPICLKVPYLPSSRTQTQNVMKLLHGRAGCLADLGSGDGRLTDLSKYNNVTVFLAPGVMEVLGRKLEKELPDEARVIACRFPFPDWTPTVTEGSSRLVTQFVWSRGALALRYKSEETRRYSSTVTTHRVIHRVMETLRNTSYPTITTHSEKMCELNKISEQGWKKPEDNSRTGTEYSRIITDPNTGKCYCRGKVLGKGGFAKCYEMTDLSSSKVYAAKIIPHSRVSKPHQREKINREIDLHRALGHKHIVHFYHHFEDKDNIYILLEYCSRRSLAHILKARKVLTEPEVRYYLKQTVSALKYLHDLEILHRDLKLGNLFVNDSMELKVGDFGLAAKLEPVSNRRKTICGTPNYLSPEVLNKQGHGWESDVWALGCVMYTMLLGKPPFETTNLKETYRCIREARYTIPASLSLPAKQLISGMLAQNPVDRPHLDEIIRHEFFSQGFMPETLPVSCCHSAPDFHISSPAKSFFKKAAAALFGGKKDKAKYYENINRLAKEEEDIFKLRQDFRKTAIGSQITTHSSEEGGNPSAPTRKPVTQATAGRPQTRDTIHLIVRGSLGSCSSSSECLEDSTTGTVAEAVISVLRGCLEHMPKADNLPRGNGCNSLKWVTKWVDYSNKYGFGYQLSDNTVGVLFNNGTHMSLLSDKKTVHQYAALGQRSVFSVIDAPEYAVAQVTILKYFAHYMEENLMDGGDMISEPDTQKSRIFLLQWLKSDRALLMLFNDGTFQVNFYHDHTKLILCTQQDEYLLTYINEERTSTTFQLSTLLGAGCTADLRSRLEYALNMLLQRCN; encoded by the exons ATGCGCATGTGCTGTTTAGAGGAATGTCACGTATTCCTCGTACTAAAAACACACAGTAAATACACTGGCATGCAAAAG TGTTCTGCCATGGAGGATTCAGTGGAAGTCATCCTTCAGCATAAAAGTTGCAAGCTCTCCTATCATACTCAGGAAAAGCCACTTGTCACAGCAGCATCTGGTGCTTTGCTCGTGGGAGTTTATGGCCTCTGGTCATTATTTGCACTTCCTGGTTTTCGGAAAGTACCCATATGTCTCAAG GTGCCTTATTTGCCCTCCAGTAGAACACAGACCCAGAATGTAATGAAACTCCTGCATGGGAGAGCAGGGTGTCTGGCAGATCTGGGATCTGGTGATGGGCGACTG ACTGATTTGTCCAAATATAACaatgtgactgtttttttggcACCCGGCGTG ATGGAGGTGTTGGGTAGGAAACTGGAGAAGGAGTTACCAGATGAGGCTCGTGTGATTGCCTGTCGCTTCCCATTTCCTGACTGGACTCCCACAGTCACTGAAG GGTCTTCCCGTCTTGTGACGCAGTTCGTCTGGAGCAGAGGCGCGCTGGCGCTGCGGTATAAAAGCGAAGAGACACGCCGGTACAGCAGCACTGTGACAACACACAGAGTAATACACAGAGTCATGGAGACACTGAGGAATACCTCATACCCAACTATAACGACACACAGCGAAAAGATGTGTGAGCTCAATAAAATAAGTGAGCAAGGATGGAAAAAGCCAGAGGATAACAGTCGGACCGGCACAGAGTATTCAAGAATCATTACAGACCCAAATACTGGGAAATGTTACTGCCGGGGAAAAGTTCTAGGAAAG GGAGGCTTTGCAAAGTGCTACGAAATGACAGACCTGTCTTCAAGTAAAGTCTATGCAGCCAAAATCATTCCTCATTCGCGTGTGTCGAAACCACACCAGAGAGAGAAG ATAAACCGAGAGATTGACCTGCACAGAGCTCTCGGCCACAAACACATAGTGCATTTTTACCACCACTTTGAGGACAAAGACAACATCTACATTCTGCTGGAGTACTGCAGTAGAAGA TCGCTCGCCCATATATTGAAGGCACGTAAAGTCCTAACAGAGCCTGAAGTGAGGTATTACTTGAAACAGACAGTGTCTGCTTTAAAATACCTTCACGATTTGGAGATCTTGCATCGTGACCTGAAACTAG GCAACCTATTTGTGAATGACTCAATGGAGCTGAAAGTGGGAGATTTTGGGCTGGCTGCCAAACTGGAGCCAGTCAGCAACAGACGCAAAACGATCTGCGGTACACCAAACTACCTGTCCCCGGAAGTGCTGAACAAACAGGGACACGGCTGGGAGTCTGACGTGTGGGCTTTGGGCTGCGTCAT GTACACCATGCTCCTGGGTAAACCTCCATTTGAGACCACTAACCTAAAAGAGACTTACCGCTGTATTCGAGAGGCCCGTTACACCATCCCAGCCTCGCTCTCTCTCCCCGCCAAACAGCTAATTTCCGGCATGCTCGCGCAGAACCCTGTGGACCGCCCGCACCTGGATGAAATCATTCGGCATGAATTTTTCTCCCAG GGCTTCATGCCAGAAACTCTGCCTGTCAGCTGCTGCCATTCTGCCCCAGACTTCCACATTTCCAGTCCAGCCAAGAGCTTCTTCAAAAAGGCAGCTGCTGCTCTCTTTGGTGGCAAGAAGGACAAAGCCAAGTACTATGAAAATATAA ATCGCTTAGCCAAAGAAGAGGAAGACATATTCAAGCTCCGTCAAGATTTCAGAAAGACTGCCATCGGTAGTCAGATTACTACACACTCGTCTGAG GAAGGAGGAAATCCGTCAGCACCTACAAGAAAGCCTGTTACCCAGGCAACTGCCGGAAGGCCGCAGACAAGAGATACCATTCACTTGATTGTTAGAGGCAGCTTGGGCAGCTGCAGTAGCAGCAGTGAAT GTCTTGAAGACAGCACTACTGGCACTGTGGCAGAGGCTGTTATTAGTGTTCTGAGAGGCTGTCTTGAACACATGCCTAAAG CGGACAACCTTCCCAGAGGAAATGGTTGTAATAGCTTGAAGTGGGTGACTAAGTGGGTTGACTACTCCAACAAATATGGCTTTGGCTATCAGCTGTCTGACAACACAGTGGGCGTCCTTTTTAACAATGGAACGCACATGAGTCTCCTCTCTGACAAGAA gactgTTCATCAGTATGCTGCCCTTGGCCAGAGGTCTGTTTTCTCTGTTATTGATGCTCCTGAGTATGCTGTGGCCCAGGTCACAATCCTCAAGTACTTTGCCCACTACATGGAGGAGAATTTGATGGAT GGAGGGGATATGATAAGTGAACCAGATACCCAGAAGTCCAGAATATTTCTTCTGCAGTGGCTGAAGTCAGACAGAGCGTTATTGATGCTTTTCAACGATGGCACATTCcag GTGAACTTCTACCACGACCACACCAAGCTCATCCTGTGCACCCAGCAGGACGAATATCTGCTGACGTACATCAACGAGGAGCGAACCTCCACCACCTTCCAACTGAGCACGTTGCTCGGCGCGGGCTGCACTGCGGACCTGCGTAGTCGTCTGGAGTATGCCTTGAACATGCTGCTGCAGAGATGCAACTGA
- the plk2b gene encoding serine/threonine-protein kinase PLK2b isoform X1, producing MRMCCLEECHVFLVLKTHSKYTGMQKCSAMEDSVEVILQHKSCKLSYHTQEKPLVTAASGALLVGVYGLWSLFALPGFRKVPICLKVPYLPSSRTQTQNVMKLLHGRAGCLADLGSGDGRLVFAATVEGFQCTGFEINSILTGYARVKAKWKGIPSSTASFINQDFWKTDLSKYNNVTVFLAPGVMEVLGRKLEKELPDEARVIACRFPFPDWTPTVTEGSSRLVTQFVWSRGALALRYKSEETRRYSSTVTTHRVIHRVMETLRNTSYPTITTHSEKMCELNKISEQGWKKPEDNSRTGTEYSRIITDPNTGKCYCRGKVLGKGGFAKCYEMTDLSSSKVYAAKIIPHSRVSKPHQREKINREIDLHRALGHKHIVHFYHHFEDKDNIYILLEYCSRRSLAHILKARKVLTEPEVRYYLKQTVSALKYLHDLEILHRDLKLGNLFVNDSMELKVGDFGLAAKLEPVSNRRKTICGTPNYLSPEVLNKQGHGWESDVWALGCVMYTMLLGKPPFETTNLKETYRCIREARYTIPASLSLPAKQLISGMLAQNPVDRPHLDEIIRHEFFSQGFMPETLPVSCCHSAPDFHISSPAKSFFKKAAAALFGGKKDKAKYYENINRLAKEEEDIFKLRQDFRKTAIGSQITTHSSEEGGNPSAPTRKPVTQATAGRPQTRDTIHLIVRGSLGSCSSSSECLEDSTTGTVAEAVISVLRGCLEHMPKADNLPRGNGCNSLKWVTKWVDYSNKYGFGYQLSDNTVGVLFNNGTHMSLLSDKKTVHQYAALGQRSVFSVIDAPEYAVAQVTILKYFAHYMEENLMDGGDMISEPDTQKSRIFLLQWLKSDRALLMLFNDGTFQVNFYHDHTKLILCTQQDEYLLTYINEERTSTTFQLSTLLGAGCTADLRSRLEYALNMLLQRCN from the exons ATGCGCATGTGCTGTTTAGAGGAATGTCACGTATTCCTCGTACTAAAAACACACAGTAAATACACTGGCATGCAAAAG TGTTCTGCCATGGAGGATTCAGTGGAAGTCATCCTTCAGCATAAAAGTTGCAAGCTCTCCTATCATACTCAGGAAAAGCCACTTGTCACAGCAGCATCTGGTGCTTTGCTCGTGGGAGTTTATGGCCTCTGGTCATTATTTGCACTTCCTGGTTTTCGGAAAGTACCCATATGTCTCAAG GTGCCTTATTTGCCCTCCAGTAGAACACAGACCCAGAATGTAATGAAACTCCTGCATGGGAGAGCAGGGTGTCTGGCAGATCTGGGATCTGGTGATGGGCGACTG GTATTTGCTGCCACTGTAGAGGGTTTCCAGTGCACTGGCTTTGAAATTAATTCTATCCTTACTGGATATGCCAGAGTCAAAGCAAAGTGGAAAGGAATACCATCCAGCACTGCGAGTTTTATAAACCAGGACTTTTGGAAG ACTGATTTGTCCAAATATAACaatgtgactgtttttttggcACCCGGCGTG ATGGAGGTGTTGGGTAGGAAACTGGAGAAGGAGTTACCAGATGAGGCTCGTGTGATTGCCTGTCGCTTCCCATTTCCTGACTGGACTCCCACAGTCACTGAAG GGTCTTCCCGTCTTGTGACGCAGTTCGTCTGGAGCAGAGGCGCGCTGGCGCTGCGGTATAAAAGCGAAGAGACACGCCGGTACAGCAGCACTGTGACAACACACAGAGTAATACACAGAGTCATGGAGACACTGAGGAATACCTCATACCCAACTATAACGACACACAGCGAAAAGATGTGTGAGCTCAATAAAATAAGTGAGCAAGGATGGAAAAAGCCAGAGGATAACAGTCGGACCGGCACAGAGTATTCAAGAATCATTACAGACCCAAATACTGGGAAATGTTACTGCCGGGGAAAAGTTCTAGGAAAG GGAGGCTTTGCAAAGTGCTACGAAATGACAGACCTGTCTTCAAGTAAAGTCTATGCAGCCAAAATCATTCCTCATTCGCGTGTGTCGAAACCACACCAGAGAGAGAAG ATAAACCGAGAGATTGACCTGCACAGAGCTCTCGGCCACAAACACATAGTGCATTTTTACCACCACTTTGAGGACAAAGACAACATCTACATTCTGCTGGAGTACTGCAGTAGAAGA TCGCTCGCCCATATATTGAAGGCACGTAAAGTCCTAACAGAGCCTGAAGTGAGGTATTACTTGAAACAGACAGTGTCTGCTTTAAAATACCTTCACGATTTGGAGATCTTGCATCGTGACCTGAAACTAG GCAACCTATTTGTGAATGACTCAATGGAGCTGAAAGTGGGAGATTTTGGGCTGGCTGCCAAACTGGAGCCAGTCAGCAACAGACGCAAAACGATCTGCGGTACACCAAACTACCTGTCCCCGGAAGTGCTGAACAAACAGGGACACGGCTGGGAGTCTGACGTGTGGGCTTTGGGCTGCGTCAT GTACACCATGCTCCTGGGTAAACCTCCATTTGAGACCACTAACCTAAAAGAGACTTACCGCTGTATTCGAGAGGCCCGTTACACCATCCCAGCCTCGCTCTCTCTCCCCGCCAAACAGCTAATTTCCGGCATGCTCGCGCAGAACCCTGTGGACCGCCCGCACCTGGATGAAATCATTCGGCATGAATTTTTCTCCCAG GGCTTCATGCCAGAAACTCTGCCTGTCAGCTGCTGCCATTCTGCCCCAGACTTCCACATTTCCAGTCCAGCCAAGAGCTTCTTCAAAAAGGCAGCTGCTGCTCTCTTTGGTGGCAAGAAGGACAAAGCCAAGTACTATGAAAATATAA ATCGCTTAGCCAAAGAAGAGGAAGACATATTCAAGCTCCGTCAAGATTTCAGAAAGACTGCCATCGGTAGTCAGATTACTACACACTCGTCTGAG GAAGGAGGAAATCCGTCAGCACCTACAAGAAAGCCTGTTACCCAGGCAACTGCCGGAAGGCCGCAGACAAGAGATACCATTCACTTGATTGTTAGAGGCAGCTTGGGCAGCTGCAGTAGCAGCAGTGAAT GTCTTGAAGACAGCACTACTGGCACTGTGGCAGAGGCTGTTATTAGTGTTCTGAGAGGCTGTCTTGAACACATGCCTAAAG CGGACAACCTTCCCAGAGGAAATGGTTGTAATAGCTTGAAGTGGGTGACTAAGTGGGTTGACTACTCCAACAAATATGGCTTTGGCTATCAGCTGTCTGACAACACAGTGGGCGTCCTTTTTAACAATGGAACGCACATGAGTCTCCTCTCTGACAAGAA gactgTTCATCAGTATGCTGCCCTTGGCCAGAGGTCTGTTTTCTCTGTTATTGATGCTCCTGAGTATGCTGTGGCCCAGGTCACAATCCTCAAGTACTTTGCCCACTACATGGAGGAGAATTTGATGGAT GGAGGGGATATGATAAGTGAACCAGATACCCAGAAGTCCAGAATATTTCTTCTGCAGTGGCTGAAGTCAGACAGAGCGTTATTGATGCTTTTCAACGATGGCACATTCcag GTGAACTTCTACCACGACCACACCAAGCTCATCCTGTGCACCCAGCAGGACGAATATCTGCTGACGTACATCAACGAGGAGCGAACCTCCACCACCTTCCAACTGAGCACGTTGCTCGGCGCGGGCTGCACTGCGGACCTGCGTAGTCGTCTGGAGTATGCCTTGAACATGCTGCTGCAGAGATGCAACTGA
- the plk2b gene encoding serine/threonine-protein kinase PLK2b isoform X3 — MRMCCLEECHVFLVLKTHSKYTGMQKCSAMEDSVEVILQHKSCKLSYHTQEKPLVTAASGALLVGVYGLWSLFALPGFRKVPICLKTDLSKYNNVTVFLAPGVMEVLGRKLEKELPDEARVIACRFPFPDWTPTVTEGSSRLVTQFVWSRGALALRYKSEETRRYSSTVTTHRVIHRVMETLRNTSYPTITTHSEKMCELNKISEQGWKKPEDNSRTGTEYSRIITDPNTGKCYCRGKVLGKGGFAKCYEMTDLSSSKVYAAKIIPHSRVSKPHQREKINREIDLHRALGHKHIVHFYHHFEDKDNIYILLEYCSRRSLAHILKARKVLTEPEVRYYLKQTVSALKYLHDLEILHRDLKLGNLFVNDSMELKVGDFGLAAKLEPVSNRRKTICGTPNYLSPEVLNKQGHGWESDVWALGCVMYTMLLGKPPFETTNLKETYRCIREARYTIPASLSLPAKQLISGMLAQNPVDRPHLDEIIRHEFFSQGFMPETLPVSCCHSAPDFHISSPAKSFFKKAAAALFGGKKDKAKYYENINRLAKEEEDIFKLRQDFRKTAIGSQITTHSSEEGGNPSAPTRKPVTQATAGRPQTRDTIHLIVRGSLGSCSSSSECLEDSTTGTVAEAVISVLRGCLEHMPKADNLPRGNGCNSLKWVTKWVDYSNKYGFGYQLSDNTVGVLFNNGTHMSLLSDKKTVHQYAALGQRSVFSVIDAPEYAVAQVTILKYFAHYMEENLMDGGDMISEPDTQKSRIFLLQWLKSDRALLMLFNDGTFQVNFYHDHTKLILCTQQDEYLLTYINEERTSTTFQLSTLLGAGCTADLRSRLEYALNMLLQRCN, encoded by the exons ATGCGCATGTGCTGTTTAGAGGAATGTCACGTATTCCTCGTACTAAAAACACACAGTAAATACACTGGCATGCAAAAG TGTTCTGCCATGGAGGATTCAGTGGAAGTCATCCTTCAGCATAAAAGTTGCAAGCTCTCCTATCATACTCAGGAAAAGCCACTTGTCACAGCAGCATCTGGTGCTTTGCTCGTGGGAGTTTATGGCCTCTGGTCATTATTTGCACTTCCTGGTTTTCGGAAAGTACCCATATGTCTCAAG ACTGATTTGTCCAAATATAACaatgtgactgtttttttggcACCCGGCGTG ATGGAGGTGTTGGGTAGGAAACTGGAGAAGGAGTTACCAGATGAGGCTCGTGTGATTGCCTGTCGCTTCCCATTTCCTGACTGGACTCCCACAGTCACTGAAG GGTCTTCCCGTCTTGTGACGCAGTTCGTCTGGAGCAGAGGCGCGCTGGCGCTGCGGTATAAAAGCGAAGAGACACGCCGGTACAGCAGCACTGTGACAACACACAGAGTAATACACAGAGTCATGGAGACACTGAGGAATACCTCATACCCAACTATAACGACACACAGCGAAAAGATGTGTGAGCTCAATAAAATAAGTGAGCAAGGATGGAAAAAGCCAGAGGATAACAGTCGGACCGGCACAGAGTATTCAAGAATCATTACAGACCCAAATACTGGGAAATGTTACTGCCGGGGAAAAGTTCTAGGAAAG GGAGGCTTTGCAAAGTGCTACGAAATGACAGACCTGTCTTCAAGTAAAGTCTATGCAGCCAAAATCATTCCTCATTCGCGTGTGTCGAAACCACACCAGAGAGAGAAG ATAAACCGAGAGATTGACCTGCACAGAGCTCTCGGCCACAAACACATAGTGCATTTTTACCACCACTTTGAGGACAAAGACAACATCTACATTCTGCTGGAGTACTGCAGTAGAAGA TCGCTCGCCCATATATTGAAGGCACGTAAAGTCCTAACAGAGCCTGAAGTGAGGTATTACTTGAAACAGACAGTGTCTGCTTTAAAATACCTTCACGATTTGGAGATCTTGCATCGTGACCTGAAACTAG GCAACCTATTTGTGAATGACTCAATGGAGCTGAAAGTGGGAGATTTTGGGCTGGCTGCCAAACTGGAGCCAGTCAGCAACAGACGCAAAACGATCTGCGGTACACCAAACTACCTGTCCCCGGAAGTGCTGAACAAACAGGGACACGGCTGGGAGTCTGACGTGTGGGCTTTGGGCTGCGTCAT GTACACCATGCTCCTGGGTAAACCTCCATTTGAGACCACTAACCTAAAAGAGACTTACCGCTGTATTCGAGAGGCCCGTTACACCATCCCAGCCTCGCTCTCTCTCCCCGCCAAACAGCTAATTTCCGGCATGCTCGCGCAGAACCCTGTGGACCGCCCGCACCTGGATGAAATCATTCGGCATGAATTTTTCTCCCAG GGCTTCATGCCAGAAACTCTGCCTGTCAGCTGCTGCCATTCTGCCCCAGACTTCCACATTTCCAGTCCAGCCAAGAGCTTCTTCAAAAAGGCAGCTGCTGCTCTCTTTGGTGGCAAGAAGGACAAAGCCAAGTACTATGAAAATATAA ATCGCTTAGCCAAAGAAGAGGAAGACATATTCAAGCTCCGTCAAGATTTCAGAAAGACTGCCATCGGTAGTCAGATTACTACACACTCGTCTGAG GAAGGAGGAAATCCGTCAGCACCTACAAGAAAGCCTGTTACCCAGGCAACTGCCGGAAGGCCGCAGACAAGAGATACCATTCACTTGATTGTTAGAGGCAGCTTGGGCAGCTGCAGTAGCAGCAGTGAAT GTCTTGAAGACAGCACTACTGGCACTGTGGCAGAGGCTGTTATTAGTGTTCTGAGAGGCTGTCTTGAACACATGCCTAAAG CGGACAACCTTCCCAGAGGAAATGGTTGTAATAGCTTGAAGTGGGTGACTAAGTGGGTTGACTACTCCAACAAATATGGCTTTGGCTATCAGCTGTCTGACAACACAGTGGGCGTCCTTTTTAACAATGGAACGCACATGAGTCTCCTCTCTGACAAGAA gactgTTCATCAGTATGCTGCCCTTGGCCAGAGGTCTGTTTTCTCTGTTATTGATGCTCCTGAGTATGCTGTGGCCCAGGTCACAATCCTCAAGTACTTTGCCCACTACATGGAGGAGAATTTGATGGAT GGAGGGGATATGATAAGTGAACCAGATACCCAGAAGTCCAGAATATTTCTTCTGCAGTGGCTGAAGTCAGACAGAGCGTTATTGATGCTTTTCAACGATGGCACATTCcag GTGAACTTCTACCACGACCACACCAAGCTCATCCTGTGCACCCAGCAGGACGAATATCTGCTGACGTACATCAACGAGGAGCGAACCTCCACCACCTTCCAACTGAGCACGTTGCTCGGCGCGGGCTGCACTGCGGACCTGCGTAGTCGTCTGGAGTATGCCTTGAACATGCTGCTGCAGAGATGCAACTGA